In Stigmatopora nigra isolate UIUO_SnigA chromosome 11, RoL_Snig_1.1, whole genome shotgun sequence, the following proteins share a genomic window:
- the LOC144204556 gene encoding TLR adapter interacting with SLC15A4 on the lysosome gives MAYEENEESCLLGLERQETTIGCSSSSTSHVVPPHCDPLDGSFPEASQVESTDLRRTQSALGNSPGIQISSLRSAGDATFLVPSFCRSICKNYSDLHIGGDQVLPLSANFEHQIHVEVQAPPGPFLQLCDVPPPGEEDSLPRRSAQIGLLLPFRGGSNHWRNGSGRDRSFFLQGRDGPFTNSLLNNYLEQKLLDLYQQYMMEKMARNSGSVCPLLASEMVMTSLDQITLQLSREGNLDAGVAKGMLLSCLMRVAGEVESSEISTPVLQISSDTSKEDLNQYKEQ, from the coding sequence ATGGCCTACGAAGAAAACGAAGAATCGTGTCTTTTGGGCCTTGAGAGGCAGGAGACAACCATTGGGTGTTCATCCTCCTCCACGAGCCACGTTGTGCCTCCTCATTGCGATCCCTTGGATGGAAGTTTTCCTGAAGCCTCCCAAGTAGAGTCTACAGATCTCCGTAGAACCCAATCCGCCTTAGGGAACTCTCCAGGAATCCAAATCTCATCACTCCGCTCAGCCGGAGACGCCACCTTCCTCGTTCCGTCCTTCTGTCGGAGTATCTGTAAGAACTACAGTGACCTCCACATCGGCGGCGACCAAGTTCTTCCCCTCTCGGCTAACTTTGAGCACCAAATCCATGTAGAAGTCCAGGCTCCTCCAGGTCCCTTCCTTCAGTTGTGTGACGTCCCCCCACCAGGCGAGGAAGACTCTCTTCCCCGTCGATCCGCCCAGATCGGGCTCTTGCTACCATTCCGGGGGGGTTCCAACCACTGGAGAAACGGCAGCGGTCGGGATCGAAGCTTTTTCTTACAAGGACGAGACGGACCATTCACCAACTCCCTTCTAAACAACTACCTGGAACAGAAACTCCTGGATTTGTACCAGCAGTACATGATGGAGAAAATGGCCAGGAACTCTGGCTCCGTTTGCCCTCTGCTGGCCTCCGAAATGGTCATGACCAGTTTAGACCAGATCACTTTGCAGCTAAGCCGGGAAGGGAATTTAGATGCGGGTGTAGCCAAGGGAATGTTGCTATCGTGCTTGATGAGGGTAGCTGGGGAAGTGGAGTCGAGTGAGATCAGTACACCGGTACTTCAGATTTCTAGTGATACATCCAAGGAGGACTTAAACCAGTACAAAGAGCAATGA